The Prodigiosinella aquatilis region CCACTACGACCAACCTGCAAGTCGACAGGCAGACTCGGTGGGGCCGCTACATCATCCCACAACCAGCGGCGATCCAGATTCTGAAACGCCAGTAATTGCAGCAGACAAAATAAGACGTAAGGAATAAAACTGGCACCAATACCGATATCGCCATACGCCATCAGCTTGACAAAACTGACCAGGACGCCGGCCAGAAAAATTTCTGCCATTCCCCAGCTTTTCAATCGAAATAGAATTTTGGTTATGTTTCGCTTCAGGTCATAAGGCAAAGACGCACGTAAGCACAGTAGTACAATGGCCACCATGCAAAATGCCGGAACCAGTTGCACAAAGCACATAAACAAGGTTGCGACACTGGCATAATCGTCGTCCACCATCACTTGGGGAATTTCCAACAAAGTAATTTCGTTGGTAATACCAGCTATCTGCATTGAGACAAATGGAAACAATGTAGACAACACCAACATCATTACCGCACTGAAAGCATAGCTGGCAGGACGCCGGCGCGGCTCGGAACAACGACTGATTAATACCGTTTTGCAGCGGGGACACACCGCACGCTGACCGTCGTGTACCAGCGGGAGATCAACTAACAGATCACAATGTGGGCATAGCATGTGGCGATCACTATCGTGAACCTGGGTACACATTAACAGCCTCCTTCGGATAGACCTGACACAGAGGCGACGCCAGGCCATCTGCTGCTAAAGATTAGCCGTTCTTTTGCGCTTCAAGTGATTCCCAGCGTTCAAAACAGGTTTCAAGGCTCTGCTCCGCCTTCGCCAGCGATTGCAGAACCTGCTGGGTTTCGTCATACGAACGACTGAAGAAGCCAGAATCACTCATTTGTCGCTGCAATGAACTGATTTCCTGCTCAAGTTCCTCAATCTGCTGCGGCAATAGCGCTAACTCGCGCTGTTGGTTATAACTCAATTTACCAGAATACCGTTTGGCGGGTTGTGCGGCGGTGGTTGGCGCGTCGCTTACCGAGGCAGCGGCAGCAGGCACAATAGCCGGGTTACGTAGCGGTATAGTTTCAGCACGTTGCTGTTGGGCATCATAATAACCACCAACATAACGACCTATAACGCCGTTACCTTCAAAGATCCAGCACTCGGTCACCGAATTATCCACAAACTGTCGATCATGACTGACCAGCAAGACCGTACCCTGATAACCTTCAATCAGCTCTTCCAACAATTCCAGCGTTTCCACATCCAGATCGTTGGTAGGTTCATCTAGAATCAACAGGTTGCTGGGTTTTAAAAACAGGCGGGCTAACAGCAGTCGGTTGCGTTCTCCGCCAGATAACGCTTTCACTGGCGTCATAGCACGTTTGGGATGGAACAGGAAGTCCTGCAAATAGCCTAATACGTGACGTGAGCGGCCATTAACCATCACTTCCTGCTTACCTTCCGCCAGATTGTCCATTACCGTACGTTCCGGGTCTAATTCCGCACGGTGCTGGTCGAAATAGGCGACTTCCAGCTTGGTACCGCAATGAATTCGTCCACGAGTGGCCTGTAACTGGCCCAGCATCAGTTTCAACAGCGTTGTTTTGCCACAGCCATTTGGCCCCACCAACGCGATCTTATCGCCACGCTGTACCTGCGCCGAAAAATCGGTTACCAGTACCTTCCCGTCTACCTGATAGTGCACATTTTCCAGCTCAAGCACAATTTTGCCGGAACGGGCAGCTTCTTCAACCTGCATTTTAGCAGAGCCCATCACTTCACGACGCCCGGCCCGCTCTTGACGCATCGTTTTCAATGCTCGAACCCGGCCTTCATTACGAGTACGCCGCGCTTTGATGCCCTGACGAATCCAGACTTCTTCCTGAGCTAACTTACGATCAAACTCCGCATTCTGCAGATCTTCAACCCGCAGCGCTTCTTCTTTGCCCAGCAGATACTTATCATAATCTCCTGGCCAGGACACCAGCTTGCCGCGATCCAGGTCAACAATCCGGGTCGCCATGTTGCGAATAAAAGATCGGTCATGTGAAATGAACACTATGCTGCCCTGAAATGTCTTGAGGAAACTTTCCAACCAGTCAATGGTTTCAATATCCAAATGGTTCGTGGGTTCATCCAATAACAGCACTTTCGGCGAGCTAACCAATGCCCGTCCTAATGCGGCTTTACGCAGCCAGCCGCCGGACAGTGCCGACAACGGCATATCCGCCGACAGCCCCAGTTGTTCCAAAATTTCGTTGATGCGATCTTCCAGCTGCCACAACCCTTGATGTTCCAGTACATCCTGAATTTTCGCCAACTGGTTGAGATTCTTTTCGCTGGGATCGGTACTGATCAACCGTAAAACGGTGTGATACTCTTTCAGGTATCCGGCCTGCTCTGCGACGCCTTCCGCCACGAAATCAAACACAGTACCCGCCACATCGCGCGGTGGGTCTTGTTGTAGACGCGCCACAATCACATCCTGCTCATACACCAGACGGCCATCATCCAGCGGAACTTCCTGGGCTAAAATCTTCAACAGTGTCGATTTGCCGGCACCATTACGCCCGACCAGGCAAACGCGCTCATTTTCTTCAATATGAAGTTCGGTGTTATCCAACAACGGGGCATCACTGAACGACAGCCATGCGCCCGATAAACTGATTAATGACATTGTGGTTACTTTTCCTCTCCGGCATGTTGTAGCAGCCAGCAGTTGTGAATCTGACGATTACGAGCAAAATCCTGTGATAACGTGCGATCAGTAATCTCTTTTGCGACCAATCCCGCGGCGGCCAGCCCCGCCACATCCATCTGAAAACCACGCTTATTGTTGGAAAACATGATCGTGCCACCACGGCGCAGCAGACGTTTCAAATCCCGCATCAGCACCAGGTGGTCGCGCTGTACGTCAAATGTATCTTCCATACGTTTAGAATTAGAGAATGTAGGTGGATCAATAAATATCACGTCAAACTGTTCGTGGCTTTGGTGCAGCCATGTCAAACAATCTGCGTGTACCAAACGGTGCTGACGTCCGGTCAAACCATTGGCACGCAGATTCTTCTCTGCCCATTCCAGATAGGTTCGAGACATATCCACCGTAGTGGTGGTGCGTGCGCCACCCAGCCCGGCATGCACGCTGGCACTGCCGGTATAGGCAAACAGATTTAAAAAATCTTTGTCTTTGCTCATCTCACCCAGCATCTTGCGGGCGATACGATGATCGAGAAACAGGCCGGTATCCAGATAATCCGTCAGGTTCACCCACAGCTTGGCGTTGTACTCCTGTACCAGCAAAAATTCCCCTTTCTGCGCCAGTTTTCCATACTGGTTCTTACCTTTCTGGCGCTCACGGGTTTTCAGCACCAACTGATTGGCAGGCACATCCAACACACTCAGGGTCGCATTTATCACATCAAAAAGACGTTGACGGGCTTTTTGTACATCAATGCTTTTGGGTGGTGCATATTCCTGTACGACTACCCAACTGCCATAGCGATCCACCGCTACATTGTACTCCGGCAGATCCGCATCATAAATGCGATAACATTCGATACCTTGCTGTTTCACCCACTTATCCAGTTTGCGCAGATTTTTTTTCAGCCGGTTGGCAAAATCCTCCGCCATCGTCGCAACAGAAACGCCTGAACTTTCGGCCAACTGATAGTTTTTCTGCACACAATCCAGCGGACCGTTTTTAGCCTTAAACTGGCGGTCGGCGCGCAGTTGCAGACAGCTCAATAACTCCGGCGATGCACTAAATAAAGAAAGCTGCCAGCCACCAAATTCACTTTTCATCTTACGGCCCAGCATATTATGTAGGGCAATCAGTGCCGGTTCACTATCTAAGCGTTCACCGTATGGCGGGTTACTGAGCACAACACCTTTCGGTCCCTGCGGCAACGGATTTTGTAACTGTGCCGCGTCTTTCACCTCAAAATTGATCAATTCGCTGATGCCAGCCCGCCGAGCATTCGCTCGTGCTATCTCAATCACCCGGCGATCACTATCCGAGCCAAAAAACCGGGAAGTAGTGGCCTGTAGCCCTTGCCGGGCACGATTTTGTGCGACCGTCGTCACATCCTTCCACAATAACGCATCGTGTTTCTGCCAGGCTAAAAAGCCCCAGTGTTGACGGTGCAAACCCGGCGCACGATCTGCCGCCATCATGGCGGCCTCAATCAACAAAGTGCCGGATCCGCACAAAGGATCCACCATCGGCATACCCTGTTCCCAACCGGAACGCAGAACAATTGCCGCCGCCAGATTTTCTTTCAGCGGAGCCTGCCCGGCCATTTCACGATAGCCGCGCATATGCAGACCATCACCGCTCAAATCCAAAGCCACGTTAGCTGTTTCACGCTGCAGAAAGACGTTAATACGAATATCCGGTTGCTGCCTGGCCACATCCGGACGTAGCCCACTCTTACGAGTAAAACTGTCAACGATGGCGTCTTTGACTTTTAACGCACCGTATTGGCTATTACGAATCTCATCATTAGTGCCGGTAAAATGCACTGCAAAGGTTTTATCGACACTGAAAATGGACGACCAGTCCACCGCCTGAACGCCCAAATAAAGATCAAGATCGCTGTAAACCTTAAATTCATTCAGCGGCAGCAGAATGCGCGATGCCAGACGGCTCCACATCAAGCTTTGGTAAAGCAGGTGATCGTCACCTTGAAAATGCACTCCTCCTTGCACCACACTACAGGCTTGGGCGCCCAGCGCCTCAAGTTCGCTTTTTAACAATTCTTCCAGCCCACGCGCAGTGCTGGCAAACAGAGAGTTCATATCGACGCTATCACTTTAAAGAAAATTGAGGCGCATTATAGCTAATCCCCGCGGGTTGTCATAAAGTTGCCGCTTTATCTCGGCAAGGAATATTCCGTGATCAATTTAACTCGGCTCTTTATTCACCCGGTAAAGTCCATGCGGGGCATCCAGCTTTCGCATAGTATGGTTTCTGACAGCGGCCTGGCGTACGACCGCATTTTCATGATCACAGAAACCGATGGAACATTTATTACCGCCCGCCAGTTTCCTCAACTGGTATTGTTTACTCCGGCACTGATGCAAGATGGCATTGTCATTGCCGCAACAGATGGACAAAGTATCGATATCCGGTTTGATGATTTCACCCATGCCCCGCACCCCACCGAAGTATGGGGTAACCATTTTCAGGCGCTCATCGCGCCCGAACACATTAATCAATGGCTCAGCGCGTATCTGCAACGCCCAGTGCAACTGCGCTGGTTGGGGCGCGATCTCTCCCGACGAGTGAAACGTCATCCGGAAATTCCACTGACATTTGCCGACGGTTACCCGTTTCTTTTAATCAATGAAGCCTCTTTTGAGGATTTGCGCCAGCGTTGTCCGGCAGGTATTAAAATTGAGCAGTTTCGTCCCAACTTAGTTGTTACCGGCGCGGCACCTTTTGCTGAAGACAGTTGGCAAACCATCCGCATTGGCGACGTTATTTTCGATGTCGTAAAGCCCTGTAGCCGCTGCGTACTCACTACCGTTAGTATAGAGCGCGGACGTAAACACCCGGCGGGTGAACCGCTCGCCACACTGCAAAAATATCGTACCGCCGAAAATGGCGATGTCGACTTCGGTCAGAATCTGATTGCCCGCTCCCATGGCATTATTCGTGCGGGTGATGAAATAGAGGTACTGGCAACCAGAACACCAAAACCCTATGGTGCCGGGGACATCGCAGCGCATTTGTCGATACCTCAACAAAATACACAGACAATAACCATTGATTATCAAGGACAAAAAATTCAAGGGAACAACCAGCAAATTCTACTGGATCAGTTGGAACAACATGGAATTCGTGTTCCTTACTCTTGCCGTGCCGGGTTGTGTGGGTGTTGTCGTCTCACCTTACAGAATGGTGAAGTTTCAGCGCTGAAAGATAGCGCTATCGGACCTGATGGAACCATCCTGTCCTGCAGTTGTATTCCGCAAAGTAATATCCAGTTGGGAGAATTCTAAACAGCACGAGCATAACCCGTTGATGGGGATGACATAGCTACTGTTTCCTCATCTACTGGTGACAACCGGTCATGCATAATTTTTATTGCATCTCCCATCATCATGGTTTTGCCACTTAACGCGATCTGTGCTTGTACCAGCAGGCACAAGCTGGCTTTATCTCCCGCCTCAACAATCATAAAACTGGCCTGTTCGTGATTGTCATTAAGCACAACCTGAACCAGATCGCCCGTTTGTGGACAATAGCTCTTCATCTCCTGTTGGGCAAAGTACCAGCTTTTGGGCATCAGTGGTTTCAGGAAACGGTTTGCCACCAGCGCGTTCAATACCAGTTCGGCTTTTGCTTCGTGGCTAATATTCATACACTGGCACTTTTCGTGATAAATAAAAAATAATGCCGCATCATCCACACAAAAAGCGCTTTCATTAAACGCATCGGGTGTCAGCATGCTGGCTGGAAAACGCGAGCGGAATATTATGCCATTGGCAAGATCAAGCATTAACCGCTCATGTTCAGTATCAAAATACCAACGCCAATTATCGTCAGGTGTTAATTTCATCGGATTACCTTTAATTTATCCTCACCACTATCTGCTGAATAATTACTGCTTCCAGAATAATCAATCAGGCAAGGTTCTGACGTATTTTTATACAAGCAAATAAAATATAGACTAGCCGGGAGAATAAATAAACCCCCCGGCAATAATGAAAGGATAAAAATCAGATATAAGTAACGATATCTTTAATCAAACGTGGTCCGTGAAAAATAAAACCACTATAGATCTGAATCAGTGTCGCACCCGCCAC contains the following coding sequences:
- the pqiA gene encoding membrane integrity-associated transporter subunit PqiA; this encodes MCTQVHDSDRHMLCPHCDLLVDLPLVHDGQRAVCPRCKTVLISRCSEPRRRPASYAFSAVMMLVLSTLFPFVSMQIAGITNEITLLEIPQVMVDDDYASVATLFMCFVQLVPAFCMVAIVLLCLRASLPYDLKRNITKILFRLKSWGMAEIFLAGVLVSFVKLMAYGDIGIGASFIPYVLFCLLQLLAFQNLDRRWLWDDVAAPPSLPVDLQVGRSGLLQGVRSCSCCMAILPADQQICPRCHTHGHARRRHSLQWTLALLITSALLYVPANIMPIMVTESLGNRTTSTIMSGVSLLWDMGSYPVALVIFVASIMVPTLKMLAMCWLCWNAQKNGHHDSERVHLVYEIVEFVGRWSMIDIFVIAVLSTMVRIGRLMNVYPEIGAVLFALVVILTMIAAMTFDPRLLWDRHNYELEELPVDEK
- a CDS encoding ABC transporter ATP-binding protein → MSLISLSGAWLSFSDAPLLDNTELHIEENERVCLVGRNGAGKSTLLKILAQEVPLDDGRLVYEQDVIVARLQQDPPRDVAGTVFDFVAEGVAEQAGYLKEYHTVLRLISTDPSEKNLNQLAKIQDVLEHQGLWQLEDRINEILEQLGLSADMPLSALSGGWLRKAALGRALVSSPKVLLLDEPTNHLDIETIDWLESFLKTFQGSIVFISHDRSFIRNMATRIVDLDRGKLVSWPGDYDKYLLGKEEALRVEDLQNAEFDRKLAQEEVWIRQGIKARRTRNEGRVRALKTMRQERAGRREVMGSAKMQVEEAARSGKIVLELENVHYQVDGKVLVTDFSAQVQRGDKIALVGPNGCGKTTLLKLMLGQLQATRGRIHCGTKLEVAYFDQHRAELDPERTVMDNLAEGKQEVMVNGRSRHVLGYLQDFLFHPKRAMTPVKALSGGERNRLLLARLFLKPSNLLILDEPTNDLDVETLELLEELIEGYQGTVLLVSHDRQFVDNSVTECWIFEGNGVIGRYVGGYYDAQQQRAETIPLRNPAIVPAAAASVSDAPTTAAQPAKRYSGKLSYNQQRELALLPQQIEELEQEISSLQRQMSDSGFFSRSYDETQQVLQSLAKAEQSLETCFERWESLEAQKNG
- a CDS encoding cell division protein ZapC, with protein sequence MKLTPDDNWRWYFDTEHERLMLDLANGIIFRSRFPASMLTPDAFNESAFCVDDAALFFIYHEKCQCMNISHEAKAELVLNALVANRFLKPLMPKSWYFAQQEMKSYCPQTGDLVQVVLNDNHEQASFMIVEAGDKASLCLLVQAQIALSGKTMMMGDAIKIMHDRLSPVDEETVAMSSPSTGYARAV
- a CDS encoding YcbX family protein, with translation MINLTRLFIHPVKSMRGIQLSHSMVSDSGLAYDRIFMITETDGTFITARQFPQLVLFTPALMQDGIVIAATDGQSIDIRFDDFTHAPHPTEVWGNHFQALIAPEHINQWLSAYLQRPVQLRWLGRDLSRRVKRHPEIPLTFADGYPFLLINEASFEDLRQRCPAGIKIEQFRPNLVVTGAAPFAEDSWQTIRIGDVIFDVVKPCSRCVLTTVSIERGRKHPAGEPLATLQKYRTAENGDVDFGQNLIARSHGIIRAGDEIEVLATRTPKPYGAGDIAAHLSIPQQNTQTITIDYQGQKIQGNNQQILLDQLEQHGIRVPYSCRAGLCGCCRLTLQNGEVSALKDSAIGPDGTILSCSCIPQSNIQLGEF
- the rlmKL gene encoding bifunctional 23S rRNA (guanine(2069)-N(7))-methyltransferase RlmK/23S rRNA (guanine(2445)-N(2))-methyltransferase RlmL — its product is MNSLFASTARGLEELLKSELEALGAQACSVVQGGVHFQGDDHLLYQSLMWSRLASRILLPLNEFKVYSDLDLYLGVQAVDWSSIFSVDKTFAVHFTGTNDEIRNSQYGALKVKDAIVDSFTRKSGLRPDVARQQPDIRINVFLQRETANVALDLSGDGLHMRGYREMAGQAPLKENLAAAIVLRSGWEQGMPMVDPLCGSGTLLIEAAMMAADRAPGLHRQHWGFLAWQKHDALLWKDVTTVAQNRARQGLQATTSRFFGSDSDRRVIEIARANARRAGISELINFEVKDAAQLQNPLPQGPKGVVLSNPPYGERLDSEPALIALHNMLGRKMKSEFGGWQLSLFSASPELLSCLQLRADRQFKAKNGPLDCVQKNYQLAESSGVSVATMAEDFANRLKKNLRKLDKWVKQQGIECYRIYDADLPEYNVAVDRYGSWVVVQEYAPPKSIDVQKARQRLFDVINATLSVLDVPANQLVLKTRERQKGKNQYGKLAQKGEFLLVQEYNAKLWVNLTDYLDTGLFLDHRIARKMLGEMSKDKDFLNLFAYTGSASVHAGLGGARTTTTVDMSRTYLEWAEKNLRANGLTGRQHRLVHADCLTWLHQSHEQFDVIFIDPPTFSNSKRMEDTFDVQRDHLVLMRDLKRLLRRGGTIMFSNNKRGFQMDVAGLAAAGLVAKEITDRTLSQDFARNRQIHNCWLLQHAGEEK